The Rhododendron vialii isolate Sample 1 chromosome 3a, ASM3025357v1 nucleotide sequence cataatttttaagttaaaaattatctgtttttttctaaaaattcatttttgtagAAACCCAAATGGAGCCTTACTAGTACTACTATTCTGTTCAGAAACGACGAAACGGTAAAGAAATCATGACATGCTGCTGCTTCTCTGTCTGGAGCAGACTTGCGAATCAAGTTTACAATattggagaatttttttggttCCGAATTGGTACAATGTGGCGGTACTCCGCGCATATTTCAGCAATTCAAACGTAATTTGGACAGCTCAAATTTCTATCGTCTCTTCCCTCACCAATCGCGTACgtactctcttctttttctttttaaaatccaaactacCAAAAACACGTTTGAAGCAAGGATCTATACctgctcggcacccaaaaaaattctcacaatATTGCCAGAAAACTGGAGTAATAAGGACAAAAGAAAGTGATACAAAAACAAGCGCTAGCTAGCCACAAATTCACTTTAGAAGACTGATCCATTTCGTTAAAGAGCATCTAGCTGGCACCAGAATCAACAACTTACATAAGGCTCAGAGACAACACGAAAATGCGAATATTATGAAGACGATTTCATTGAAACGcatcaaattaacaaaacatcaTTCATTTCAGAATTAAGCATCACAATCATCCAAAACCGTGAACATCTTTCTTTATTTACTAGCAATCACCTAAACCGAAAACGTCTCCGAACTAAACATTCAGAAAAACGCATTCGGATACCTAATTGCACTCCTAATTAACGACAGAAACTTCACAGACTCAAAAACCTAAACCAGACTCGCATCAAAAAACGACACTAGAAACGCTCTAGTACGAAACCCTAGCTAGCTACTTACCAACATTTATTCAAAACAGACGCAGTCCTACGCAGAACAGCACCAACACTGACTACCGTAGTCCCGCTAGACTCCGACtacctccccctctctctctctacttcttcTTACCCGACttctcattcttcttcttcttcttcttcttctccttcttcgaGGACGAAGAAGCAGACGAAGCGGATTCGCGCATCTTCCTCAGGACATCATCTCCAACTATATAACAGAAATACGCATCCAGAGTAGCGTACTTCACCTTCTCACAAGTAAGCTCACCGTCACCACCCCCACAGTAGAACCAACGCCGGCTGTCATCGACGTACCACTCCACCTCTCCCTCCGGCCTGTCAACCCACACGTCACTGCCGCAAACCACCTCCGCCAGCCGGTCCAAACTGCACCCCCCGAGACCAGGATACTCCTTCTTCCCTCCCACCATCACTCTCTCCGCCATCTCGTTCAGGTCCATCTTGTTGGCGATCTTAATCTCGTGGATCTCGTCGAGTTTCTTCGCGAAGGAGGACATATTAACTCCCGCGACAATGACGTTGGGGTTAGCGAAGAAGTCCAGGAAGGCGTTGGGGGTGTGGTAGTCGTAGGGGTTGGGGAGGTGGTAGAGGAGGCAGTTGGAGCCGATGCAGAGGGTGAGGAGGTCGTAGGggatttttttggggttggtggaggtgttgTCGAGGTAGTAGGTGGGGTTTAGGGTGTTGGTGGAAGGGTGGAGGCCGACGAGGAGGGGGCCGGACTTGTTGCGGTAGAACTTCTGGACCTCGGTGATCCACTTGGTGGCGGTGTAGTAGCAGCGGGTGGTGACGGTGAGGATGCGGTGGGAGCCCACGTGGACGGTGTAGTCTTCGTGGCTGTAGTTGACGTCCTCGTTCTTGAGCTTCACCGCTGTGAGATCCatttttcagagagagagagagaaggggcggttatgaagagagagagagagagtgaggagagGAGAAACGTGATATGGGTTTCGCATTTTGTACAGGCTGTATAGTACCATACGCaataaggttgtgtttggtggAGACGATATTCCTATCCGAGTTTAATTCAATTCTACGCATTAAAATCCCGGAGTAGAAGATTGGGAATATTGTTTCGTCTTGTATTCCTGAGTGGATGACGTGGAATAAGCAATTTgttcaatccaataccacatctattttattttaaacaaacttgtcaggggaaagaaagaaaaacaaaaaatccaaattaAGACTATGTTTTTTAATTTGGAGAATATTGAGGGGTATTTATGCCCTTTTTTGTCTTAAATAAAACATCAGTGCATGTCTTTTATACTGCCTTCGGCATTGCTGATAAACATAAAATCATCACGAAAAGTGGTGAATAAGAGAATTTATAAAACGTAAAAGAGATAATAGtatttaagcaaaaaaaatacttaaatgtACCACAACATTAAGGATTAAAACTCCGTACATATTAGTACTATAATAATACAATAACAAGATAATACGCAATGAAAACATGATAAAGCAAATTTATAGAGTGAAGCTATAAAATTAACGAAAATGCAAGTTAGTGTAACAAAGATATAACATAGTTACCTAACTATGTGGCTaggacaaaatcaaaatcctcCCCATCGATTgcaaaagataattttttttgggtaaataattGTAAAAGATAATTGTTCAAGAGACATCTACATAATAAGAGAGGagggtttttgaatcttatgtctccataaatcctaaccattgatttgctccataaattcTACGTACggctctccctctttctctcaaacaatattaattgtatAATTGTCACTTATTAGATCTCACGTTGCGTCGTACCTTTAAGCACGGGCAAATCCTAGTTCATGtaaaagggttacaaaaatcGGGTTGAGTTTAGATATTTGGGTATGGGTAGCAAAAGCATACCCTCCCCATACACGATTACCCCCATGTGGTCCATACCTATTCCTAGTGGGTAAAAAAATGGGTAATATCCACCTTCAAATGACTAGATGGTATCCATGGATATAGATATAATTGCCATCCCTGACTATAAACTTACAGTTTGGATGGTAGGAAACTTGAGGATGAATGAAAGTATGAAGGCATACTTCTATAATTCTAACGTTTGAAATTAAGGGACATGCATAAATAAAAATGTGATGCCATACTTCTAAGATTTTCACGTTTGGAAGAGACATGAATAGAATTTGTCATTCTTGATGATTCTGACGTTTGAAAGGAACATGCATCAATAAAAATATGATGCCATACTTCTAGGATTTTCACGTTTAGAAGATACATGAATAGAATTTGTCATTCCTGATGATATATTTGACCAGGGATATACCATTATCAGATTGAGTGGGAATCTGATCCCTCCATTACCCTATGGTAATCTTAGATTGCTAACtcaatcaataataataataataataataataaatatgaCTTtgatatattttcaaaataattgattCATGCGTAAGATTACTGAATTAACCCAAAcaccaaaataaaattactccaGGTATTGTATTCTTAGAAATTTAATTCACATTAATCATATTCCTATTCATACTGAAGATTTCGGTCATCCAACCATAGCTTGTACATTTAATAGAACTGGTATAGCCAGTGGCACAATAACGCCATGTCATctaaatattactccctccgtcccatttttatagtccattttcgtttttcgtgccattctttcaacgcttatatcttccaatatgaatctcaaaaaatatgcaatatggatcttgtttgatagttctcgattagatttataatacaaaattttcaaaattatgaaaaacattttagATTGGGAAATATAAGCATTGAAAGAAagacacgaaaaacgaaaatagacaataaaaatgggacggagggagtaaataaGTTACTTTCACGAATACAAtaccaaaaaagcaaaaagtcTAGGACCACCGCATACACCTACCACATATGTCCACTGCACAGCTAGTTAGGCCCAGTCCGGGCCccgcaaaaatacagaaaaatacatataaattttagaataatttttcatcggtagaccctgtaaaaaatcatctccaaCAAATATCAGTAGGTATACTTTCTgaacagtaatgctacacgcacagcaaatgtgcacagattttttgcacagattttttgtggggcccactacgggtcccacacaaataatccgaaccgttcattaaatgtaaaatattttttcaagggtcctccgcaaaaaatcagctcaatccgatatctataagtgtttgattcaatcatttaacttttcattatcctgagattcgaatgaaaagttaaatgattgaatcaagcatctatgagtatcggattgagctggttttttgcgggggcccttgaaaaaatgttttacatttaatgaacggctcggattatttgtgtggaacccgtagtgagccccataaaaaatctgtgcacaaaaatctgtgcacatttactgtgcgtgtagcattactgctTTCTGAATTCCTAGATTTCCAGCCAAAAAAGTGCTCCACGCACATAGTGGGGCTATGTGATTGGGCTAGCTTGAACTTGGTACGAAGCCGTGCCCTGTAATGGGTTTGGCTTGGACCGGGAAGGTAAGCCAATCTTGGGCCTGCTCACCATGGCCCGATTTATATGcctctatttttttctctctctttgatcaGCGTTTGATAtgcaaggatgggatcagggggggtctagtagcggcgaccgccacgacaagaattttaaaaaatacaattattatatgtaaaaaaaaaatttatgccaaacttttatagtttcgccaccactaaatttttttagtatacatttcgccactgctagggtaaaatcctggttccgtccttgttGATATGCctactttttttctctcatgatttctctcgtcgaaacgaatcaataatttacaaaagtttgacacaaaactaacaaatgcgaaagaaattcaaataagaacaaaattttcaaatttaagttaagtttaaattaGTCTAAGAGAACGCAACCTGAATGTGACGAACCATTTACCAAACATCCATTTGAGAAGTTCCTGGTGCCGTAATACAGTTTTTACACTAACTAATTTACAACTGGTAATGCAGTTTTACAACAAATACCGCATGATGAAGCAACGGTAGAATCAGAACCCCGCTCAAGGTTTGTAGGGTAGAATTTGGCATAGCTGCATGGAGTAAATGTGTGCAAGCGAGAATGTGAAAGCTACTTTCAAAATAATGCTAGAGCCAGGATTTAAAGTGAGCGTAAAACAAGAATTAAGAACTGAGACAAAAAGTTCTGTCGAAAGATTATGTAATATAGAGCATACCTAAGTTATTCTGTATGTATATAGCTTGAACTATTTTCACTCTCTTTCACTAGTTTTGGTAGCTACATGATGAAAGAGAGACCCCATTAACCCAATGCCAAAACTATTATTGTTGGTACCGAAACTCCAGAGTATAAAAGTCTTGTAAATTGTGCATGGTATAAGTCTTTTGTGCACTATAATTTTGGcatcaacaaaaacaattttggcattatcattttacTAACCGAATTTGACCTCTTTAATGCAAGTAAGCTTTAATTTGAAGATTTTCCATTCTCCATTATTCATATGATGAGCATCAAGTGTCACAGCTAAATAAAAAGGGAATTCTTTTGACttcatctttttttatttataaaaaaaactcattttatCGTTCTTattattgaaaaactaaataaaagagATCTTTTACTCTTTCTGATTTCAAAAAaccattatattttttttattgttcttaATGATTTTCATGTAACTTTGCCATAATAAGGAAAATTTGGTGATTTTCAAGATCAACTACTCCCGATCAACTAGGGAACGTTTCCACTAAACTAGTAAATGGATTAAACGGACTAAAACACATGTTTTTATAGATTTGCATGCAGGTCATTTTTCTCATATACATTAACTACCGCAACATTAATTTGCTAAAACAACTTGATTATTGATATTAGCaatgaaataaatgaaaaatgcaCCCTAAAGTTAAATTCATTAGAGATtgagaattgatttttacacttctTTGTTTGATAACcgcattttcatttttgaattttaatattgaaaatgtatgtattttttgttaaaagaaaaaatatatataaatataaaaaaaaaatgtagaaatcaattcccttcaTAAATAAACCTTTCAGGCTCGTTTACCTAAAAATctaaggaaaaatgacggccactAAGTTTGTGGGGCCTAgctctatcttcttctttttttgttttaatccGCTGGGGCCTATCTCATCTAGTCTCTTCTTTTCCGCGCCGGCCATGTGGTGGGTCCCAATGCTGCTGCTTATTTTTGGGGTGTGTGGGGACCTAGCCAGTGGGCCTGTTCAGCAGTTTACACGTGTCCCTAGGTCGTTGCTATCCTGGTGGGGACCGCTTGTTGCGCATTAGACACGTGGATCATTTTTCGGGGGATTGACAATGCAAATTGTTGTTCCTAGTCCTTGCCTCCAGCTCTGGTAATTAAACAGATCAAAATTGCAAGTAAAATAGGTACGCCACAGGCGCACTTTAGATTTTCGGTAATTCTAGTGACATACCCAAACTCGCACACTCATACTCACAAGAGTAGTGAGTTTCATATACACACTAGCATGTGTGACTCATGTGAGTGatgggtgtgtatttggatgTAAGTTTGGGTGTGGTACTAACATCATTGTTCTCCTTATGTTCGGacaggaagagggagagaggagaggaaaaaataaaaaaattattccaacaTTATTTACaaagaatttttccttcaattttttttctatttttctcaaacatttgtttcatttcttttttctcattttcttcgggttccaaacagagcattagttttagggaaaaaaaatcgaaatggtcCATGTAGTTTAATGTTTGCATCAACTTGGTTCCTACAGTTTGAATTGGTTCAATTTACACTTTGTAAatttctattttgtttcaatttgatTCAATTACTAACTGTCGTTAGCCTCTGTTAACTCTAGACACAAATAGGTCTTTTTTCTAGTGAATTATCAAACCATTTCTTCTTGAACCTCGCAGACCTAAAgcctttttttgaaaagcaaaacggagtaatttttttctaaaaatcgggTTCTCtggtcagtttttttttttaaatacttgaATTATTTTTCCGATATTCAATAGGTGACCAggcacacctaaactctatgccCGGTGGAGAtaagtttttttctaaacccctttTGTGGCCCAAACTATGGTTAATCCGGAGATATGTAGGCAGCTTGATAAAAGTTCTGTCCCTTTTGAAAATAAAACccatttcattttctaaaattcaaacatttttcaaaaatatccgaaccccttttatagaacacaaaactcctcatttttcctttcttttcaagaaccTCGTCGCAATCCATAGGAATCGAATTATTTATTCAGGCCCTAATCCTTCACTCCTTCCCTCCGAAGGCGAACGAGAAACGTTTTGATCGAAGGTAAAATCCCAGGCGCgaaaaatggagaatggaagccgtgaaaaatggagaatggaacaaTGACGCTCTGTGTTATGTTTTGGTTCAGATATATATTAGGACTAGCGAATgcctgtgcctgaaggcacggcgcaacataTTTGGAATACAACTAAAGATATTTGTAGAACAATGAGCAAAAGGAGGACATgttaaaaaaatgggtaggaacaaatTAAACTTTGGAATATGTGCAGGACAATTCGAgatgcaaaaaatattcaagtttt carries:
- the LOC131321303 gene encoding uncharacterized protein LOC131321303 — translated: MDLTAVKLKNEDVNYSHEDYTVHVGSHRILTVTTRCYYTATKWITEVQKFYRNKSGPLLVGLHPSTNTLNPTYYLDNTSTNPKKIPYDLLTLCIGSNCLLYHLPNPYDYHTPNAFLDFFANPNVIVAGVNMSSFAKKLDEIHEIKIANKMDLNEMAERVMVGGKKEYPGLGGCSLDRLAEVVCGSDVWVDRPEGEVEWYVDDSRRWFYCGGGDGELTCEKVKYATLDAYFCYIVGDDVLRKMRESASSASSSSKKEKKKKKKKNEKSGKKK